A stretch of Linepithema humile isolate Giens D197 chromosome 3, Lhum_UNIL_v1.0, whole genome shotgun sequence DNA encodes these proteins:
- the LOC105671538 gene encoding protein CASC3 isoform X2 has protein sequence MSDTRRRRKSDQSCGSDDLSDSYEELNATKETQSSEQTDGHQDSECDIYESDSDTESQEGGELRESGDGQEEEKPQKKLDDDEDRRNPQYIPKRGTFYEHDDRTTDEVTDNNTEAQTTVKETKEKKVWKDKEDRWDHDRYNDEEQAPKRPEELIATYGYDIRNEEGPPRARRRRRYGRGPNKYTRNWEDEDAYGKTTPGRGNNRRFFKNNEDFPALGNSKTASNKVEEPVISSAWYSSKNKTQSKTQSFPPLQSQQDNTKAKPTTVPNTATNENKIPDDPTNTSWKKDGKHAGQNQNTNGNGGGDAEKSANTKLSPRDNSKRNVQESVSLATSRTRGRGFKSNANNNMVTNRIVENKSKGRGPGPVTVENRRNNTAQHSDEHQLSHDMKQVNINDGNQYHQAARHNKGFFASSNQHRSSTVPPRMQQQQSHQQQTHSQQQTIQQQQQQPQQQPQQQQQQQQQQQQQQDGSGNRPKRYSSLRQRPTISETSAQQNYPSQHAQHGYFPPQGYPQGHFEQSPPVAPAAAPMAGQPVISLQPGGQPGSYAPPPFLVPPPQFIPPPQTAPPSIINYVPGPNGPTFPPNFQGYQGYNPSVQPPGPPPPQELFQPQGCTYYSPAQQQQQQQQAAPIRRPKAAIPILPPPDNQQTSRGRGRSTQQYQQNNQSAGGGMQLTEKEIKIGNIVDSDEKSVPGQFDSVQIEQLSTPDEESPKSQAPDMIRLVNDADEMIETSIDIDAHKKIDAPAIQEIQVDDNVSVKELLEVTSNEKNTVSHSPTVLAAETECELGNIEPAIPESTIVEETAA, from the exons ATGTCGGATACACGTCGACGTCGAAAATCCGATCAATCGTGCGGATCCGACGATCTCTCGGACTCGTACGAGGAGCTCAATGCGACAAAGGAAACCCAA AGCAGCGAACAGACTGATGGACATCAAGATTCAGAATGTGACATTTACGAAAGTGACTCAGATACCGAATCACAGGAAGGTGGAGAATTGCGAGAAAGTGGGGACGGtcaagaagaagaaaaaccaCAGAAAAAGTTGGATGATGATGAGGATAGACGCAATCCGCAATATATTCCTAAACGAGGAACATTTTATGAGCATGATGATCGTACGACTGACGAAGTAACTGATAATAACACAGAAGCACAAACAACTGTGAAGGAGACTAAGGAGAAAAAAGTATGGAAGGATAAAGAGGACAGGTGGGACCACGATCGATACAACGACGAAGAGCAGGCTCCAAAAAGACCCGAAGAATTGATAGCAACATACGGTTATGATATCAGAAATGAAGAAGGGCCACCTAGAGCTAGGAGGAGAAGAAGATATGG CCGTGGACCCAACAAATACACAAGGAATTGGGAGGACGAAGACGCTTATGGAAAGACCACTCCTGGTAGAGGAAATAACAGACgcttctttaaaaataacgaaGATTTTCCTGCTCTTGGTAATAGTAAG ACCGCTTCCAATAAAGTAGAAGAGCCTGTAATTTCGTCAGCTTGGTATAGCAGCAAGAATAAAACACAGAGCAAAACGCAAAGCTTTCCGCCGCTTCAGTCCCAACAGGATAATACAAAAGCTAAGCCTACTACTGTCCCCAATACAGCCAC aaatgaaaacaaaatacCGGATGATCCTACTAATACATCTTGGAAAAAGGATGGCAAACATGCGGgtcaaaatcaaaatactaATGGAAATGGTGGTGGTGATGCAGAAAAGTCAGCTAATACCAAATTATCACCAAGGGATAATAGCAAGAGGAACGTCCAAGAGTCTGTAAGCTTGGCCACGAGTAGGACGCGCGGAAGAGGTTTCAAGTCCAATGCTAATAACAACATGGTCACCAACAGAATAGTTGAGAATAAATCGAAGGGACGCGGTCCTGGGCCGGTTACAGTCGAGAATAGGAGAAACAATACTGCGCAACACAGTGACGAGCATCAGCTTTCTCATGACATGAAACAAGTCAACATTAACGATGGTAATCAATACCATCAAGCTGCAAGACATAACA AAGGCTTTTTTGCATCTTCCAATCAACATAGATCAAGTACAGTACCGCCTAGAATGCAGCAGCAACAATCACATCAACAACAAACGCATTCGCAACAACAAACGAtacaacaacagcagcagcaaccaCAGCAACAACctcaacagcagcagcagcagcagcagcagcagcaacaacagcaagATGGTTCTGGAAACAGACCTAAACGATACTCCAGTCTTCGTCAGCGACCTACCATTTCTGAAACTTCCGCGCAACAAAATTATCCTTCTCAACATGCCCAGCATGGATATTTTCCACCTCAAG GCTATCCGCAAGGTCACTTTGAACAGTCTCCCCCAGTCGCTCCAGCAGCAGCGCCCATGGCAGGGCAACCTGTTATTTCTTTACAACCTGGCGGACAACCTGGTAGTTACGCACCACCACCCTTTCTGGTGCCACCACCGCAATTCATACCACCTCCTCAAACGGCGCCTcctagtataattaattacgttCCTGGTCCGAACGGTCCAACATTTCCACCGAACTTTCAAGGTTATCAGGGATACAATCCTTCGGTTCAG cCTCCAGGTCCACCGCCGCCCCAAGAGCTGTTCCAACCGCAAGGATGTACTTACTACAGTCCcgcgcagcagcagcagcagcagcaacaggcGGCCCCTATACGACGGCCAAAAGCTGCGATACCTATTCTTCCGCCACCTGATAATCAGCAGACTAGCCGAGGAAGAGGTAGAAGCACTCAGCAGTATCAACAAAATAATCAATCTGCCGGTGGTGGTATGCAACTGACTGAAAAGGAAATCAAGATTGGTAATATTGTGGATAGTGACGAGAAATCTGTGCCAGGACAGTTCGACAGTGTGCAGATCGAGCAGTTGAGCACACCGGATGAGGAGTCCCCAAAAAGTCAAGCTCCGGATATGATCAGACTAGTGAACGACGCTGACGAGATGATAGAAACGAGCATCGACATTGATGCTCATAAAAAGATTGACGCACCGGCCATTCAGGAAATACAGGTGGACGATAACGTGAGTGTTAAAGAACTGTTAGAAGTAACGTCTAACGAAAAAAATACAGTCTCGCATAGTCCAACGGTGCTGGCAGCTGAGACTGAATGCGAATTAGGTAATATTGAACCCGCGATTCCCGAAAGTACTATTGTCGAAGAAACAGCAGCCTAA
- the LOC105671542 gene encoding orexin receptor type 2-like: protein MNLAVLESMIVAWLASATPRSSDALDETADYYSLMDDGDFEYNNATNCTNDYCIPDEDYIGLMMQHIFPKFSDWVLIGMHSVVFVIGLIGNALVCMAVYRNHSMRTVTNYFIVNLAVADLLVLLICLPPTVLWDVTETWFLGLRLCKTVPYLQTVSVSVSVLTLTFISIDRWYAICFPLRFKSTTGRAKTAIILIWMIALLFDIPELLVLHTVPSNSRVQTILFTQCIWSWSQESQTTFTIVKLIFLYTVPLLFMSVAYWQIVCVLWRSNIPGHNLSTRICNSTEIPLSGGGNPEGQLRSRRKAAKMLVAVVATFAICFFPVHLLSILRCTMTLPSNQWTIALSLIAHWLCYFNSAVNPVIYNFMSGKFRKEFKRTFRCSHDSRSCVHKRGVPGISDPSKLRSRTYTRSMHTLSNNNNVRQSTEVIPLSAIVNIPQTEKQE from the exons ATGAATCTCGCCGTTCTCGAATCGATGATCGTCGCCTGGCTGGCATCGGCGACGCCTCGTTCGAGCGACGCGCTCGACGAGACGGCTGATTACTACTCGCTTATGGACGACGGGGATTTCGAGTACAACAACGCCACGAACTGCACCAACGACTATTGCATCCCGGATGAGGACTATATCGGGCTGATGATGCAGCACATATTCCCGAAATTCTCCGACTGGGTGTTAATCGGAATGCACAGCGTCGTTTTCGTGATCGGCCTGATCGGCAACGCGCTCGTCTGCATGGCTGTCTATCGGAATCACTCGATGCGCACCGTgaccaattattttattgtcaacCTGGCGGTGGCCGACCTCCTCGTTCTGCTAATCTGTTTGCCGCCGACGGTTCTCTGGGACGTCACGGAAACCTGGTTTCTCGGATTAAGGCTCTGCAAGACGGTGCCTTATCTCCAG ACAGTATCGGTGAGTGTCAGCGTTTTGACGTTGACTTTCATATCGATTGACCGATGGTATGCTATATGCTTTCCGTTGAGGTTCAAATCTACGACGGGACGAGCGAAGACCGCTATAATACTAATTTGGATGATAGCGCTGCTTTTTG ACATTCCAGAACTGCTAGTGTTGCATACAGTTCCGTCGAACAGTCGAGTGCAGACTATATTATTCACGCAATGTATCTGGTCATGGAGTCAAGAGAGTCAAACCACCTTCACGATTGTCAAGCTGATTTTTCTGTACACCGTACCGTTGCTCTTTATGAGCGTAGCGTACTGGCAGATCGTGTGTGTTCTTTGGAGGAGTAATATTCCAGGACATAATT TGTCCACCAGAATCTGCAATTCGACCGAGATTCCACTTTCCGGAGGTGGAAATCCAGAAGGTCAATTAAGATCTCGACGGAAGGCAGCGAAGATGTTAGTCGCCGTAGTCGCTACATTCGCAATATGTTTCTTTCCAGTGCATCTGCTCTCTATTCTAAG ATGTACCATGACATTACCATCAAATCAGTGGACGATCGCCCTTAGCCTAATCGCCCATTGGCTTTGCTATTTCAACAGCGCGGTGAATCCTGtcatctataattttatgagCG GAAAATTTCGCAAAGAGTTTAAACGTACTTTCCGATGTTCCCACGATAGTAGAAGTTGCGTCCATAAACGTGGAGTCCCAGGCATCTCGGATCCCTCTAAACTGAGATCTCGGACTTACACAAGATCAATGCACACATTATCcaacaataataatgtgcGACAGAGTACTGAAGTCATACCTCTTAGTGCTATAGTTAATATACCGCAAACTGAGAAACAAGAATAA
- the LOC105671538 gene encoding protein CASC3 isoform X1, whose amino-acid sequence MSDTRRRRKSDQSCGSDDLSDSYEELNATKETQSSEQTDGHQDSECDIYESDSDTESQEGGELRESGDGQEEEKPQKKLDDDEDRRNPQYIPKRGTFYEHDDRTTDEVTDNNTEAQTTVKETKEKKVWKDKEDRWDHDRYNDEEQAPKRPEELIATYGYDIRNEEGPPRARRRRRYGRGPNKYTRNWEDEDAYGKTTPGRGNNRRFFKNNEDFPALGNSKTASNKVEEPVISSAWYSSKNKTQSKTQSFPPLQSQQDNTKAKPTTVPNTATNENKIPDDPTNTSWKKDGKHAGQNQNTNGNGGGDAEKSANTKLSPRDNSKRNVQESVSLATSRTRGRGFKSNANNNMVTNRIVENKSKGRGPGPVTVENRRNNTAQHSDEHQLSHDMKQVNINDGNQYHQAARHNKGFFASSNQHRSSTVPPRMQQQQSHQQQTHSQQQTIQQQQQQPQQQPQQQQQQQQQQQQQQDGSGNRPKRYSSLRQRPTISETSAQQNYPSQHAQHGYFPPQAGNSRAVLESQGYPQGHFEQSPPVAPAAAPMAGQPVISLQPGGQPGSYAPPPFLVPPPQFIPPPQTAPPSIINYVPGPNGPTFPPNFQGYQGYNPSVQPPGPPPPQELFQPQGCTYYSPAQQQQQQQQAAPIRRPKAAIPILPPPDNQQTSRGRGRSTQQYQQNNQSAGGGMQLTEKEIKIGNIVDSDEKSVPGQFDSVQIEQLSTPDEESPKSQAPDMIRLVNDADEMIETSIDIDAHKKIDAPAIQEIQVDDNVSVKELLEVTSNEKNTVSHSPTVLAAETECELGNIEPAIPESTIVEETAA is encoded by the exons ATGTCGGATACACGTCGACGTCGAAAATCCGATCAATCGTGCGGATCCGACGATCTCTCGGACTCGTACGAGGAGCTCAATGCGACAAAGGAAACCCAA AGCAGCGAACAGACTGATGGACATCAAGATTCAGAATGTGACATTTACGAAAGTGACTCAGATACCGAATCACAGGAAGGTGGAGAATTGCGAGAAAGTGGGGACGGtcaagaagaagaaaaaccaCAGAAAAAGTTGGATGATGATGAGGATAGACGCAATCCGCAATATATTCCTAAACGAGGAACATTTTATGAGCATGATGATCGTACGACTGACGAAGTAACTGATAATAACACAGAAGCACAAACAACTGTGAAGGAGACTAAGGAGAAAAAAGTATGGAAGGATAAAGAGGACAGGTGGGACCACGATCGATACAACGACGAAGAGCAGGCTCCAAAAAGACCCGAAGAATTGATAGCAACATACGGTTATGATATCAGAAATGAAGAAGGGCCACCTAGAGCTAGGAGGAGAAGAAGATATGG CCGTGGACCCAACAAATACACAAGGAATTGGGAGGACGAAGACGCTTATGGAAAGACCACTCCTGGTAGAGGAAATAACAGACgcttctttaaaaataacgaaGATTTTCCTGCTCTTGGTAATAGTAAG ACCGCTTCCAATAAAGTAGAAGAGCCTGTAATTTCGTCAGCTTGGTATAGCAGCAAGAATAAAACACAGAGCAAAACGCAAAGCTTTCCGCCGCTTCAGTCCCAACAGGATAATACAAAAGCTAAGCCTACTACTGTCCCCAATACAGCCAC aaatgaaaacaaaatacCGGATGATCCTACTAATACATCTTGGAAAAAGGATGGCAAACATGCGGgtcaaaatcaaaatactaATGGAAATGGTGGTGGTGATGCAGAAAAGTCAGCTAATACCAAATTATCACCAAGGGATAATAGCAAGAGGAACGTCCAAGAGTCTGTAAGCTTGGCCACGAGTAGGACGCGCGGAAGAGGTTTCAAGTCCAATGCTAATAACAACATGGTCACCAACAGAATAGTTGAGAATAAATCGAAGGGACGCGGTCCTGGGCCGGTTACAGTCGAGAATAGGAGAAACAATACTGCGCAACACAGTGACGAGCATCAGCTTTCTCATGACATGAAACAAGTCAACATTAACGATGGTAATCAATACCATCAAGCTGCAAGACATAACA AAGGCTTTTTTGCATCTTCCAATCAACATAGATCAAGTACAGTACCGCCTAGAATGCAGCAGCAACAATCACATCAACAACAAACGCATTCGCAACAACAAACGAtacaacaacagcagcagcaaccaCAGCAACAACctcaacagcagcagcagcagcagcagcagcagcaacaacagcaagATGGTTCTGGAAACAGACCTAAACGATACTCCAGTCTTCGTCAGCGACCTACCATTTCTGAAACTTCCGCGCAACAAAATTATCCTTCTCAACATGCCCAGCATGGATATTTTCCACCTCAAG CTGGAAATTCAAGAGCCGTTCTAGAATCACAAG GCTATCCGCAAGGTCACTTTGAACAGTCTCCCCCAGTCGCTCCAGCAGCAGCGCCCATGGCAGGGCAACCTGTTATTTCTTTACAACCTGGCGGACAACCTGGTAGTTACGCACCACCACCCTTTCTGGTGCCACCACCGCAATTCATACCACCTCCTCAAACGGCGCCTcctagtataattaattacgttCCTGGTCCGAACGGTCCAACATTTCCACCGAACTTTCAAGGTTATCAGGGATACAATCCTTCGGTTCAG cCTCCAGGTCCACCGCCGCCCCAAGAGCTGTTCCAACCGCAAGGATGTACTTACTACAGTCCcgcgcagcagcagcagcagcagcaacaggcGGCCCCTATACGACGGCCAAAAGCTGCGATACCTATTCTTCCGCCACCTGATAATCAGCAGACTAGCCGAGGAAGAGGTAGAAGCACTCAGCAGTATCAACAAAATAATCAATCTGCCGGTGGTGGTATGCAACTGACTGAAAAGGAAATCAAGATTGGTAATATTGTGGATAGTGACGAGAAATCTGTGCCAGGACAGTTCGACAGTGTGCAGATCGAGCAGTTGAGCACACCGGATGAGGAGTCCCCAAAAAGTCAAGCTCCGGATATGATCAGACTAGTGAACGACGCTGACGAGATGATAGAAACGAGCATCGACATTGATGCTCATAAAAAGATTGACGCACCGGCCATTCAGGAAATACAGGTGGACGATAACGTGAGTGTTAAAGAACTGTTAGAAGTAACGTCTAACGAAAAAAATACAGTCTCGCATAGTCCAACGGTGCTGGCAGCTGAGACTGAATGCGAATTAGGTAATATTGAACCCGCGATTCCCGAAAGTACTATTGTCGAAGAAACAGCAGCCTAA